In the Oncorhynchus keta strain PuntledgeMale-10-30-2019 chromosome 14, Oket_V2, whole genome shotgun sequence genome, one interval contains:
- the LOC118393721 gene encoding adhesion G-protein coupled receptor G1-like isoform X1: MKTSYFILIFICIPATLRTNDNLPNCKDALRDCLRPEVVWTRCYEDRITICILMTRMPIPNFYRWSFNSSNKAEESTNSGHRVHIPADVLQRSKRNDSNSIDYVQITMAVLNSSLFKLSPVRGSRSGEVLGQSVLAVRVGDHSVSDLDQPVRIAFRNTDVTERGTCVFWKDSENKNGEGDWSSEGCITTLIHGEFVCSCNHLSFFAVLVNSKLSVDPVNAANLGYISYIGSSFSVVFTTVTLVMYTCLRKGHSEQSISIHVQLTGALLFLHLSYLLSEWWVWHEADGAEGHVCLAFGLILHWALLSTFTWLAIEGFHLYMLLVRVFNIYVRKYLLKLSLVGWGIPTATVTACRFSGVYGIHSFYMTGANSSSSTDICWISSATDSPGVVVSYITVSGYLGLVFLFNTAILGVVVVKLWGQRGMGRMWKDWATVLGLSCVLGVPWGLAFCTYGPLSLPGLYLFSIFNCFQGVFLFLWFLALSRKGRPEHSSVKDSSSQKMMETNFN, encoded by the exons atgaagaCCAGTTATTTCATTCTAATATTTATATGCATCCCTGCAACCCTGAGAACCAATG ACAATCTTCCAAACTGTAAAGATGCTCTTCGAGATTGTCTTCGCCCCGAAGTGGTGTGGACCAG GTGTTACGAGGATAGAATTACAATATGCATTCTAATGACCAGAATGCCCAtcccaaacttctacagatggTCTTTCAACTCATCCAATAAG GCAGAAGAGAGCACAAATTCTGGACACAGAGTGCACATTCCTGCAGATGTTCTCCAGAGAAGCAAGAGGAACGACTCTAATAGCATTGACTATGTGCAAATTACAATGGCTGTACTCAACAGCTCTCTATTCAAG CTTAGTCCGGTTCGAGGCTCTAGATCAGGGGAAGTCCTGGGGCAGTCTGTGCTGGCTGTGAGGGTGGGGGACCACAGTGTGAGTGACCTTGACCAGCCTGTCAGAATCGCCTTCAGAAACACAGATGTG ACTGAGAGAGGGACTTGTGTTTTCTGGAAGGACTCAGAAAATAAGAATGGTGAAG GCGACTGGAGCTCAGAGGGTTGTATTACCACCCTCATTCACGGAGAGTTTGTGTGCAGCTGTAACCATCTCAGCTTCTTTGCAGTGCTCGTG AACTCAAAGTTGTCGGTAGACCCTGTGAATGCTGCCAACCTCGGCTACATCTCCTACATTGGTTCATCATTCTCTGTGGTTTTCACCACAGTAACCCTTGTCATGTACACTTGTCTTAG gaagggGCATTCTGAACAGTCAATATCTATTCATGTGCAGCTGACAGGAGCGCTCCTGTTTCTACACCTATCCTACCTCTTGAGCGAGTGGTGGGTGTGgcatgaggctgatggggctgaggGACATGTCTGTCTGGCCTTTGGGTTGATACTGCACTGGGCTCTCCTGTCCACCTTCACCTGGCTGGCCATTGAAGGCTTCCATCTCTACATGTTGTTAGTCCGCGTCTTCAACATCTATGTCAGGAAATACCTGCTCAAACTGAGCCTGGTTGGATGGG GCATACCCACTGCAACTGTGACGGCCTGTCGTTTCTCAGGAGTCTACGGCATACATAGCTTCTACATGACAGGGGCCAATAGCAGCTCATCGACAGACAT ATGTTGGATAAGCAGTGCAACAGACAGCCCTGGAGTGGTGGTCAGCTACATCACAGTGAGTGGATACCTGGGCCTGGTTTTCCTCTTCAACACAGCCATtctaggtgtggtggtggtgaagcTGTGGGGGCAGAGAGGGATGGGTAGGATGTGGAAGGACTGGGCCACGGTACTGGGGCTCAGCTGTGTGCTAGGAGTACCATGGGGGTTGGCATTCTGCACCTACggccccctttctctccctggaCTGTACCTCTTCAGTATATTCAACTGCTTCCAGG GTGTCTTCTTGTTCCTGTGGTTTCTTGCCCTTTCACGTAAGGGCCGCCCAGAGCACTCCTCTGTGAAAGACTCTTCCAGTCAAAAGATGATGGAGACAAACTTCAACTGA
- the LOC118393721 gene encoding adhesion G-protein coupled receptor G1-like isoform X2, translating into MTRMPIPNFYRWSFNSSNKAEESTNSGHRVHIPADVLQRSKRNDSNSIDYVQITMAVLNSSLFKLSPVRGSRSGEVLGQSVLAVRVGDHSVSDLDQPVRIAFRNTDVTERGTCVFWKDSENKNGEGDWSSEGCITTLIHGEFVCSCNHLSFFAVLVNSKLSVDPVNAANLGYISYIGSSFSVVFTTVTLVMYTCLRKGHSEQSISIHVQLTGALLFLHLSYLLSEWWVWHEADGAEGHVCLAFGLILHWALLSTFTWLAIEGFHLYMLLVRVFNIYVRKYLLKLSLVGWGIPTATVTACRFSGVYGIHSFYMTGANSSSSTDICWISSATDSPGVVVSYITVSGYLGLVFLFNTAILGVVVVKLWGQRGMGRMWKDWATVLGLSCVLGVPWGLAFCTYGPLSLPGLYLFSIFNCFQGVFLFLWFLALSRKGRPEHSSVKDSSSQKMMETNFN; encoded by the exons ATGACCAGAATGCCCAtcccaaacttctacagatggTCTTTCAACTCATCCAATAAG GCAGAAGAGAGCACAAATTCTGGACACAGAGTGCACATTCCTGCAGATGTTCTCCAGAGAAGCAAGAGGAACGACTCTAATAGCATTGACTATGTGCAAATTACAATGGCTGTACTCAACAGCTCTCTATTCAAG CTTAGTCCGGTTCGAGGCTCTAGATCAGGGGAAGTCCTGGGGCAGTCTGTGCTGGCTGTGAGGGTGGGGGACCACAGTGTGAGTGACCTTGACCAGCCTGTCAGAATCGCCTTCAGAAACACAGATGTG ACTGAGAGAGGGACTTGTGTTTTCTGGAAGGACTCAGAAAATAAGAATGGTGAAG GCGACTGGAGCTCAGAGGGTTGTATTACCACCCTCATTCACGGAGAGTTTGTGTGCAGCTGTAACCATCTCAGCTTCTTTGCAGTGCTCGTG AACTCAAAGTTGTCGGTAGACCCTGTGAATGCTGCCAACCTCGGCTACATCTCCTACATTGGTTCATCATTCTCTGTGGTTTTCACCACAGTAACCCTTGTCATGTACACTTGTCTTAG gaagggGCATTCTGAACAGTCAATATCTATTCATGTGCAGCTGACAGGAGCGCTCCTGTTTCTACACCTATCCTACCTCTTGAGCGAGTGGTGGGTGTGgcatgaggctgatggggctgaggGACATGTCTGTCTGGCCTTTGGGTTGATACTGCACTGGGCTCTCCTGTCCACCTTCACCTGGCTGGCCATTGAAGGCTTCCATCTCTACATGTTGTTAGTCCGCGTCTTCAACATCTATGTCAGGAAATACCTGCTCAAACTGAGCCTGGTTGGATGGG GCATACCCACTGCAACTGTGACGGCCTGTCGTTTCTCAGGAGTCTACGGCATACATAGCTTCTACATGACAGGGGCCAATAGCAGCTCATCGACAGACAT ATGTTGGATAAGCAGTGCAACAGACAGCCCTGGAGTGGTGGTCAGCTACATCACAGTGAGTGGATACCTGGGCCTGGTTTTCCTCTTCAACACAGCCATtctaggtgtggtggtggtgaagcTGTGGGGGCAGAGAGGGATGGGTAGGATGTGGAAGGACTGGGCCACGGTACTGGGGCTCAGCTGTGTGCTAGGAGTACCATGGGGGTTGGCATTCTGCACCTACggccccctttctctccctggaCTGTACCTCTTCAGTATATTCAACTGCTTCCAGG GTGTCTTCTTGTTCCTGTGGTTTCTTGCCCTTTCACGTAAGGGCCGCCCAGAGCACTCCTCTGTGAAAGACTCTTCCAGTCAAAAGATGATGGAGACAAACTTCAACTGA